A genomic region of Populus nigra chromosome 11, ddPopNigr1.1, whole genome shotgun sequence contains the following coding sequences:
- the LOC133668461 gene encoding bifunctional aspartokinase/homoserine dehydrogenase 1, chloroplastic-like translates to MAFSAASISNTSRTFSSPSTTFSQLNNKISPSHFSSSLSLSPRSSPFRRGFVSQWGRRESLRGHVSTSVKAVLVDESKEKVKLLKGEMWSVHKFGGTCVGSSERIKNVADIILKDSSEGKLVVVSAMSKVTDMMYDLINKAQSRDDSYLSAVDAVFEKHRLTAMDLIDGDDLASFVSRLHHDINNLKAMLRAIYIAGHATESFSDFVVGHGELWTAQMLSYVVRKNGLDCEWMDTREVLIVNPSGSNQVDPDFVESEKRLEEWFSRHPSKTIVATGFIASTPQNIPTTLKRDGSDFSAAIMGAMVRARQVTIWTDVDGVYSADPRKVSEAVILRTLSYQEAWEMSYFGANVLHPRTILPVMRYDIPIMIRNIFNLSAPGTMICRPAENEDGQKLESPVKGFATIDNVALVNVEGTGMAGVPGTASAIFGAVKDVGANVIMISQASSEHSVCFAVPEKEVTAVAEALKSRFDEALNAGRLSQVAVIQNCSILAAVGQKMASTPGVSATLFNALAKANINVRAIAQGCSEYNITVVIKREDCIRALRAVHSRFYLSKTTIAMGIIGPGLIGATLLDQLRDQAAFLKEDFNIDLRVMGITGSRTMLLSDVEIDLSKWRELVKDKGEVADLEKFTQHVHGNNFIPNTVLVDCTADSSVASCYHDWLRRGIHVITPNKKANSGPLDQYSKLRALQRQSYTHYFYEATVGAGLPIISTLRGLLETGDKILRIEGIFSGTLSYIFNNFIGTRAFSDVVAEAKQAGYTEPDPRDDLSGTDVARKVIILARESGLKLELSDIPVQSLVPQPLRASASVEEYMQRLPQFDSEMARERQEAEDAGDVLRYVGVVDAVSEEGHVELRRYKKDHPFAQLSGSDNIIAFTTKRYREQPLIVRGPGAGAQVTAGGIFSDILRLASYLGAPS, encoded by the exons ATGGCATTCTCCGCTGCTTCGATCTCCAATACTTCACGcactttctcttctccttcaaCTACATTTTCTCAACTCAACAACAAGATCTCTCCTTCTCATTTCTCCTCCTCTTTATCTCTTTCTCCTCGCTCTTCTCCCTTCag GAGGGGTTTTGTTTCCCAGTGGGGAAGAAGGGAGTCTTTGCGCGGCCATGTCTCGACCTCAGTTAAAG CGGTTTTGGTGGATGAATCCAAGGAAAAGGTTAAACTTCTAAAAGGTGAAATGTGGTCGGTTCATAAGTTTGGTGGTACTTGTGTGGGGAGCTCGGAGAGGATTAAGAATGTGGCAGATATCATTTTAAAGGATAGCTCAGAAGGGAAGTTGGTGGTTGTATCGGCCATGTCCAAGGTGACAGATATGATGTATGATCTCATAAACAAGGCCCAATCACGGGATGATTCCTATCTGTCTGCTGTTGATGCTGTTTTTGAAAAGCATAGATTAACAGCCATGGATCTTATTGATGGTGATGATCTTGCTAGCTTTGTGTCCCGGTTGCATCATGATATTAATAACCTCAAAGCCATGCTTCGTGCAATATACATAG CTGGTCATGCAACGGAGTCCTTCTCTGACTTTGTTGTAGGGCATGGGGAGTTGTGGACTGCTCAGATGTTGTCATATGTTGTTAGAAAG AATGGGCTAGATTGTGAATGGATGGATACAAGAGAAGTGCTTATTGTAAATCCGTCTGGGTCTAATCAAGTTGATCCTGATTTTGTGGAATCGGAAAAAAGACTTGAAGAGTGGTTCTCTCGACATCCATCAAAGACAATAGTTGCAACTGGTTTCATAGCCAGTACGCCGCAAAATATTCCCACAACTTTGAAGCGAGATGGAAGTGACTTCTCCGCAGCTATAATGGGCGCTATGGTGAGGGCTCGCCAAGTCACAATTTGGACAGACGTTGATGGGGTATACAGTGCAGACCCCAGAAAAG TTAGTGAGGCTGTAATACTACGGACATTGTCTTACCAAGAGGCTTGGGAAATG TCTTATTTTGGGGCAAATGTCTTACATCCCCGCACTATTTTGCCTGTGATGCGATATGACATACCCATTATGATAAGGAATATTTTTAACCTCTCTGCACCTGGGACAATGATCTGCCGGCCTGCTGAGAATGAAGATGGCCAGAAATTGGAGTCACCTGTCAAAGGTTTTGCAACTATTGACAATGTGGCTCTTGTGAATGTTGAGGG AACTGGAATGGCTGGTGTTCCTGGTACAGCTAGTGCCATTTTTGGTGCTGTCAAAGACGTGGGAGCTAATGTCATTATGATATCACAG GCTAGTAGCGAGCATTCTGTGTGCTTTGCTGTGCCAGAGAAAGAAGTGACAGCTGTTGCTGAGGCTTTGAAGTCTAGATTTGATGAAGCTTTGAATGCTGGGCGTCTTTCCCAG GTTGCAGTTATTCAAAATTGTAGCATTTTAGCAGCAGTTGGCCAGAAAATGGCTAGTACACCTGGAGTCAGTGCTACTCTTTTCAATGCCCTGGCTAAG GCTAATATTAATGTTCGTGCCATAGCTCAAGGTTGCTCTGAATACAATATTACAGTTGTTATTAAGCGTGAAGATTGTATAAGGGCTTTAAGAGCTGTTCACTCGAGGTTTTATCTCTCAAAGACCACGATAGCAATGGGAATTATTGGACCTGGTTTGATCGGTGCCACATTACTTGACCAGCTCAGGGATCAG GCAGCATTCCTTAAGGAAGATTTTAACATTGATTTGCGCGTTATGGGAATCACTGGCTCAAGAACAATGCTTTTGAGTGATGT AGAAATTGACTTGTCAAAATGGAGAGAACTTGTAAAGGATAAAGGAGAAGTGGCTGACCTGGAGAAATTCACTCAACATGTGCatggaaataattttattcCAAATACTGTTTTGGTAGACTGTACAGCAGACTCTAGTGTTGCAAGTTGTTATCATGATTGGCTGCGGAGAGGAATTCATGTAATCACCCCAAACAAAAAGGCAAATTCAGGACCTCTTGATCAG TATTCAAAATTGAGAGCTCTGCAAAGGCAATCCTATACGCATTACTTTTATGAAGCAACTGTTGGAGCTGGCCTTCCAATTATTAGCACTTTACGAGGTCTCCTTGAAACTGGGGATAAAATACTGCGCATTGAAGGGATTTTCAG TGGAACTTTGAGTTATATTTTCAACAATTTCATAGGCACGCGAGCATTTAGTGACGTGGTGGCGGAGGCAAAGCAGGCAGGATATACTGAACCTGATCCAAGGGATGATCTATCTGGAACAGATGTTGCCAGAAAG GTTATCATTCTTGCACGAGAATCTGGTTTAAAGTTGGAGCTTTCTGATATCCCTGTTCAAAGTCTTGTCCCTCAACCACTGAGA GCTAGTGCATCTGTTGAAGAATATATGCAGCGGTTGCCACAATTTGACAGTGAAATGGCTAGGGAGAGACAAGAGGCTGAGGATGCAGGGGAT GTCTTGAGATACGTTGGGGTGGTCGATGCGGTGAGTGAAGAAGGGCATGTTGAGTTGCGAAGATATAAGAAAGATCACCCATTTGCTCAGCTCTCTGGTTCTGATAACATCATAGCTTTCACAACTAAAAGGTATAGAGAACAGCCCCTGATTGTCCGAGGGCCTGGTGCTGGGGCTCAAGTGACAGCTGGTGGAATATTCAGCGACATATTGCGACTGGCCTCCTATCTTGGTGCTCCATCATAG